The DNA segment CATTCGTATAATCTCAATGAACGATTATCTGCATTTTCTAAAAGTTTTGATGAAGAAGCCCAAGATATGGGCGATGCCTTGATTAATCGTACCTTGTCTGAATTAGAAAGTCAGCTACGAGTGATTACAACAGAGAAATTTTACATTGGTGTGAAGCTGTCTAGTCTGTCTTCTGCGACTTCTCTTAAAGGAAAAGCAATGGAATTGGTAGATTATTATGCAGGTAAACTCTTAGCGATTACGCAGTACCACATGACCGTTGACGAGGATTTTTTGGCACGTTATCGCATCATTGAAGCAGAAGTTTTTCAATTAGTCGGGGCGATCAATGGTCGAAGATTAACTGAAAAAGAAGTGTTACAAGTCTGTCGTTATCCCTATGTTCGTGGGATGGCAACCTCTTTCGATAGTGATTTTATTGAAAAAGAAGGATACTCCCTAACGGATACGATTCTTGATCCTACAGAGGAACAAGGCTTGTTAAAACTACGAAGTTTAGAAGGAACCAATTATATTGCGCTATTGCCAATTCATAAATTTGCGCCGAATTTGGCCTTTAATCATGTGGCAGAGCTAGTTCAAAGCCTGCCTTTTCCAGTAGAGTTTCGGTTGAAGGCACATTTTGAGCCCTTGAAAGGAGGTAAAGGATTAAAAGGAAAATCTTCTAGAGCATCCAAGCGCTTAAAGAATAGTGCCAAAGAAACCCTATCCATGGGTGATGCTGAAATGAAATCCAGTCGGTTTAATCGGTATGCCTTGACAGATTTAAATAATAAAATTGATTTACGAGTTCCAGTCATTAAATGGTTGGGGCTTTTTGGTGTCTTTGGACAAACGCCAGAAGAGTGTCGTAGCCGAATTCGTACAGTACTCTCTTTGTGTCAGTCTCGTAATGTGGATGTTGTCAAAGGATTAGCAGATCAAGTTTTTCTATTTCACCAATTCTTGTCTGGAAATAAATTAGGACCCGAAAAGAATTGGATTCATTACACCACTGTAGAAGGTATCAGCGAATTGATGCTAGGGGTAGAAAATAGAATTGGAGATAATGTAGGTATTCCCATTGGTATGGTATCAGAATTAAAAAATACACGGAATTTAACGCCTAAAGAAATTGCGAAAACCAGTCGTAAGCCAGTATTTTTTAATCCGTCTATTGGGAATCAAAGTGATATCGCTGATAAGAAAGCAAATAGTCCGCACATTGCCATTACAGGACCTACAGGAAATGGAAAGTCCTATTTGGCTAAATTTGTGTTCTTTCTCTCTGTACTGATGAAAGGAAAAGGGCTCTATGTTGACCCAAAATCCGAATTCTTTGATTGGATCATGGAAGTGATCAATGACCCAGTGTATCAGAAAAAGTATCCTGAAACGTGTACCTTTGTTCAGCAGCACTTTCACCAAGTTAGACTTGATCCAGACAAAAAGAGTAATAAAGGCGTTCTTGATCCTATTTGTTTTATTCCAAACCGAGTTGCGGCAAAAGATATGGCACAAGATTTATTTGAAGAATTGTATAACTTTACGAGTGCGAGAGAGAAGAAATCTCGTCTAGCCATGTTAGAAGGTATCGAAGTAGTCTTGAAGAAACGAGATTATGGAGAACGAGTTGGTCTTCTTCATGTGGTTGATTACATGTTAGAAAATGATAATGAGGAAGTCCGAGATACTGCTAATTTGATCAAAAAATCTGTTCAAGGGTCTATTTTAGAATTGGCATTTAGTTATGGCGAAAATGAGGGATTGAACCTGCATAACAAAGTGACTGTACTTGAAGTGTTAGGGCTAGAAATGCCTAGAGCAGAAACCTTAAGTAATGATTATAGTGCCACCCAAAGAAAATCCATTATGTTAATGATGTGTATTGGAAAGTTCTGTGAGTTGTTTGGTTTGCGAGATCGAGAAGAAAGCACCGTGGTACTTTTTGACGAGAGCTGGATTTTTAACACGTCAAAAAATGGGCGAGCGATTATTAAATCCATGCGCCGAGTTGGTCGAAGTTTTAACAATACCTTAATTATTGTGACACAATCTGTAAAAGACACCGCAGAAGAAGATG comes from the Listeria welshimeri serovar 6b str. SLCC5334 genome and includes:
- a CDS encoding ATP-binding protein: MRLKQPFHKVYRNVLITTENEVWAYFTCPSEYVIGQNKEVQEKHKRKWNQFLQSLRRFEDFELFLNPHSYNLNERLSAFSKSFDEEAQDMGDALINRTLSELESQLRVITTEKFYIGVKLSSLSSATSLKGKAMELVDYYAGKLLAITQYHMTVDEDFLARYRIIEAEVFQLVGAINGRRLTEKEVLQVCRYPYVRGMATSFDSDFIEKEGYSLTDTILDPTEEQGLLKLRSLEGTNYIALLPIHKFAPNLAFNHVAELVQSLPFPVEFRLKAHFEPLKGGKGLKGKSSRASKRLKNSAKETLSMGDAEMKSSRFNRYALTDLNNKIDLRVPVIKWLGLFGVFGQTPEECRSRIRTVLSLCQSRNVDVVKGLADQVFLFHQFLSGNKLGPEKNWIHYTTVEGISELMLGVENRIGDNVGIPIGMVSELKNTRNLTPKEIAKTSRKPVFFNPSIGNQSDIADKKANSPHIAITGPTGNGKSYLAKFVFFLSVLMKGKGLYVDPKSEFFDWIMEVINDPVYQKKYPETCTFVQQHFHQVRLDPDKKSNKGVLDPICFIPNRVAAKDMAQDLFEELYNFTSAREKKSRLAMLEGIEVVLKKRDYGERVGLLHVVDYMLENDNEEVRDTANLIKKSVQGSILELAFSYGENEGLNLHNKVTVLEVLGLEMPRAETLSNDYSATQRKSIMLMMCIGKFCELFGLRDREESTVVLFDESWIFNTSKNGRAIIKSMRRVGRSFNNTLIIVTQSVKDTAEEDDTGNFGRIFAYDDKDEREEILRHLGLEVSEENIEWLKNLPKYHCLYLDLRGRVGKMLVYCPYEELHQMLQTVKKNASADVETAFSA